Proteins encoded within one genomic window of Jiangella mangrovi:
- a CDS encoding ArsR/SmtB family transcription factor — translation MSEFLVDADTLANARFGTSPYIETVSALKLLRAPVEPWFRPWKDAHSAAYRAVLAAHPVWEALVDSAFSRSWAADFFALLPSTPDLELHEELEALLALSDDRIRADLSVVRTPLPPLLIETSGLAAEAAALLRWIWTETVEPEWPRRNRLLRADIVSRTSRLSEQGWAGVLRGLGPDVHWLGDGRIQINRWDYPVTDVRGCDLLFIATHAQRVHVGWLPPDLYSLMYPVTGIFATDAVAAEPLVRLLGRHRARILVEAAEPVSTTSLVATTGLALASVSDHLRVLTDAGLLERRRSGRSVLYWQSATGRSVAEGR, via the coding sequence TTGTCCGAGTTCCTGGTCGATGCCGACACCCTCGCCAACGCGCGGTTCGGCACGTCGCCGTACATCGAGACCGTGTCGGCGCTCAAGCTGCTGCGCGCACCGGTCGAGCCGTGGTTCCGGCCGTGGAAGGACGCGCACTCCGCCGCCTACCGCGCCGTGCTGGCGGCCCACCCGGTGTGGGAGGCACTGGTCGACAGCGCATTCAGCCGGAGCTGGGCCGCCGACTTCTTCGCCCTGCTGCCGTCCACGCCGGACCTCGAGCTGCACGAGGAGCTGGAGGCGCTGCTCGCCCTGTCCGACGACCGCATCCGCGCGGACCTGAGCGTCGTGCGCACGCCGCTGCCGCCGTTGCTGATCGAGACGAGCGGCCTGGCGGCCGAGGCGGCGGCGCTGCTGCGGTGGATCTGGACCGAGACCGTCGAGCCGGAGTGGCCACGACGGAACCGGCTACTGCGCGCCGACATCGTGTCGCGGACGTCGCGGCTCAGCGAGCAGGGGTGGGCCGGAGTGCTGCGCGGGCTGGGGCCGGACGTGCACTGGCTGGGCGACGGGCGGATCCAGATCAACCGCTGGGACTATCCGGTGACCGACGTCCGCGGGTGCGACCTGCTGTTCATCGCGACGCACGCGCAGCGCGTGCACGTCGGCTGGCTGCCGCCGGACCTCTACTCGCTGATGTACCCCGTCACGGGCATCTTCGCGACGGACGCGGTCGCGGCCGAGCCGTTGGTGCGCCTGCTCGGCCGCCATCGCGCGCGCATCCTGGTCGAGGCGGCCGAGCCGGTCAGCACGACGTCGCTGGTCGCGACCACCGGCTTGGCGCTGGCGAGCGTCTCGGACCACCTGCGGGTGCTGACCGACGCCGGGCTGCTGGAACGGCGCCGGTCCGGCCGATCGGTCCTGTACTGGCAGTCCGCCACCGGCCGCAGCGTCGCGGAAGGCCGCTGA